In Pseudomonas campi, the sequence GACCTGCTCAGCCGCACCGACAGCCTCACCCAGCTGGGCAATCGCCTGCAGTTCAACGGCCTGTTCACCGCGCTGGTGGCCAACGTGCAGCGCCACGGCGGGCAACTGTCACTGGTGCTGCTGGATATCGACTTCTTCAAACGCATCAACGACGAATATGGTCACAGCACCGGTGACCAGTGCCTGCATGCCTTCGCCGAGCGCATGCGCGTGGTGTTCCGCCGCGACAGCGATGCCCTGCTGCGCCTGGGGGGCGAAGAGTTCGGCGTGCTGATGATGGACACCCCGCTGGAGCAGGCCCGCGAGCTGGCGGAGGAGTTTCGCGGCAACCTGGCCAGCCAGGGCCTGGAAATCCAGGGGCAAGCCCTGCCGATGACCACCAGTATCGGCGTCGGCAGCTTTGACGCACGGCGCGACGGCAACGCCGAGGCCTTTTTCAAGCGCGTCGACGATGCGCTGTACCTGGCCAAGGCCGAAGGCCGCGATCGCCTGGTACTGGCCGGCCTGGACTGAAGCTCGCGCAAACCTTCTCTGCCACGGCTGGGCGATAGCGGCGTGCAGACCACGGCAAGGCCTACACACCCACTGCCCTGAACAGGTGAGCGCGCACACCCCGCATCTGCTCTGCAGAGCGCGATGGCGCCGCGCTAACTATCCTCACCAGGCCTTGGGTTGATCAGGCGCGGAAGCGCTCCACCTGCTGTTGCTGGCCGCTGGCCAACTGGGCCAGGTCGCGGCTGGCGATGGCGCTCTGCTGGGCGCCGCTGACCACTTCCTGGATGCTGTCGTTGAGCTGGGTGATGTTCTGGCTGATCTCGTTGGCCACGGCGGTCTGCTCCTCGGTGGCGGTGGAAATCTGCACGTTGCCATCGGCGATGCCGTCGATGGCATTGGCGATATGCGCCAGCACCTCGCCGGACTCGCGGGCATGGCTGACGCTGGCTTCGGCCTGCTCACGGGACTGCTGCATGGCCGCCACCGCCAGGCGCGCGCCGTCCTGCAACGCATCGATCATGCCGCGGATCGACTCGGTGGCCTTCTGCGTGTTGCTCGCCAGGCTGCGCACCTCGTCGGCCACCACGGCGAAACCACGGCCCGCCTCGCCGGCCCGCGCCGCCTCGATGGCGGCATTCAGCGCCAGCAGGTTGGTCTGCTCGGCGATGCTGCGGATCACCCCCAGCACGCTGCCAATCTCGTCGCTCTGGCTGTGCAGGCGATTGATCACCGCGGCGCCCTCCTGCACCGACTGCGACAGGCGCTCGATCGACTGCAGGTTGGCCTGCACCAGCGCCGTGCCCTGGTGCGCTTCGCGGCGCGCGTCACCGGCCATGTGTGACATGCCCAGGGCGTTCTGGGCCACCTCCTGAATCGCCGCGCTCATCTGGTGTACGGCAGTGGCGACCATGGTGGTCTGCTCGCCCTGGCCGGAGGCAGCATCGCTGACCTGGGCACTGATCGCGCTCATTTCCTCGGAGGCGGCGGCCAGCTGGATGGACGAGTCGCCGAGGTGGCGAATCAGCTGCTGGAAGTGTTCGAGCATGGCGTTGAACGCGGCGGCCGTGCGCGCCAGCTCGTCTTCGCCGGCGCTGTCGGCGCGCAAGGTCAGGTCGGAACTGCTCTGCACCTGGCCGATCAGGGCGCACAGGGCCTGCAGTGGGCGATTGATGGAGCGATTGACCAGCAGGCTGAAACCCAGCACCAAGGTCAGCGCCACCAGACCGATGGCGATGAAGCTGTTCTGCATGCCCTGATACTCGGCGGCGGCCGCCTCATGCAGCTTATCGCCTTCGCTGAGTTGCAGACGCACCAGGCCATCCAGCTCGGTGCTGAGCGGATCGAAGGTGGCATACAGGCGCTGGTTGAAGCTGGCCGTGTCCTCGTTGCGCAGGCCATCGCCGGCCTCGCCGAGCAGCTCCTGGGCCAGGCGGTCGGCCGCCGCCATCAGCGGTCGGGTACGGGCCACCCGACTGTCTTCCTCGGCGGTGAGGCGGGTCGCGGTGTAGGCGCCCCAGGCCTGGTCGATACGCTGGCGCGCGGCGCCGAAGGTCTGCCGCAGGGCGTTCTCGTCGAGCAGGCCGGCGCGGTGCTTGTGCAGGGCGTCGACCATGCTCACCGCGTAGGCGTCGGAGACTTCCTTGAGCTGGCTGATCGGCTGCATGCGGTCGATGAACAGCTCTTCGAAACTCTGGTTGATCCGCCCGGCGTTGCTCAGCGCCAGCAGCATCACCCCCAGCAGCACGGCCAGGGGCAGCAGGGCCAGCGCCAGCAGACGGCTGCGCACGCTCAGTTGATTCAGCATGATGGTTCTCCCGGATTGAAAAGCCGCCCCACGGACGGTGGCCCAGGCACTCTGCGGTGCCCTGGCAGCGGCTTCAGCGCGCCGCTGTGGTCAGGCTATCGGCCACGGCGCAGCGGCCTCTATCAGGGAAAACCTTAGATCCGCCGCGCAGCAGACTAGGCAAAAGGCAGTAGAGCCAGCCGATTCGTGCACGACTTGCTAGTCCCGCCCCAGCTCCAGGATGCGCTCGATCAGCCACTGCAAGGCTGCATCGCGCTGGCGCAGGCCGAGGCTGACGATATCCAGGTGGAAAGGTCCGAGGTCAAAGGGCAACTCGTGCAACTGCAACGGCAGCAGCTCGGCGAAGTAGCGCGCCAGGCGCACCGGCAGCACGGCCACCAGTTCGCTGCTGGCGACTATGTGCGCGGCCTGCAGATAGTTGGGCGTGGTGTAGACGATCTCGCGACTCAGCCCGCGCTCGCCCAGCCACTGTTCGACCATGCCGCGGGTCTGCCCGCCATGCACCCACAGATGACGCAAGCCGAGGAAGCCGTCCAGATCGAGGCCCGCCGCCAGCTGCGGGTGCTCGCGATGGGCCACCAGCTGCAGGGTTTCACTGACCCACTGCTGGCGCTGAAAGCGCACCGGCACCTGCTCGAAGCGGCCCAGCACCAGATCCAGCTCGCCCTTCTCCAGCGCCTCGCCCGGCAGGCTGGGCGACAGGTGCTGGATATCGATGCGCAGCCCCGGCGCGCGCTCGGCCAACAGCTTGAGCAGGCGCGGCATAAGGATCAGCTCGACATAGTCGGTCACCGCGATGCGAAAGCGCTGACGGCTGCTGGCCGGGTCGAAGGGCGCGCCCTCGCCGAGACTCTGTTCGATGCGCTGCAGGGCATCGCGGATCGGCGCTTCCAGGGCCAGGGCCCGTGGTGTCGGCTGCATGGCCCGGCCAACGCGCACCAGCAGCGGGTCGTCGAGCAGGTCGCGCAGGCGATTGAGCGCATTGCTCACCGCCGGCTGGCTGAGCGACAAGCGCTCGGCTGCGCGCGACACGTTGCGCTCGCGCAGCAGGGCATCGAGCACGCGCAGCAGGTTGAGGTCGAAGGTCAATATATTCACTTACTGAATTCAACTTATCACAAGACAAAATTTCCCAAATAGTAGCCCGGTACTTAAGGTGCGTCAGTTCCGTTTTGGGTGACTGACTTCTTCTGTGGGGGCGTTCGATGAGCAACAACTACACCATCCAGCAGGCTGCCGTGATCGGCGCCGGCACCATGGGCCGCGGTATCGTCATCAGCCTGGCCAACGCCGGCATCCCAGTGCTGTGGCTGGACAACAACCCGCAGATGGTCGAAGCCGGCCTGCAGATGGCCGAAGACACCTGGGCGCAGCACGTTGCCAAGGGCCGCATCAGCACCGGCGAGGCCAGCCTGCGCCGCGCGCGCATCCAGGCGGTCAATGACTATGCCGATCTGGCCGACGCCGATCTGGTGATCGAGGCGGTCTACGAGAACCTCGAACTGAAGCAGCAGATCTTCCGCACCCTCGACGCCACCGTGAAGCAAGGCGCGATCCTCTCCAGCAACACCTCGGCGCTGGACATCGACGCCATCGCCGCCGTCACCGCCCGCCCGCAGGACGTGCTCGGCCTGCACTTCTTCAGTCCGGCGCACATCATGAAGCTGCTGGAAATCATCCGTGGCGCCCACACTGCTCCAGCGGTACTGGACGCCGCCGTGGCCCTCGGCCAGCGCATCGGCAAGGTCAGCGTGGTGGCCGGCAACTGCGACGGCTTCATCGGCAACCGCATGCTGCACACCTACGTGTTCGAGGCGCGCAGCATGCTGCTCGAAGGCGCCTACCCGCATCAGGTGGACAGCGCCCTGCAGGGCTTCGGCTTCGCCATGGGCCCGTTCCGCATGTACGACGTGGTCGGCATCGACCTGGAATGGCGCGCCCGCGAACTGGCAGGCAAGGGCCAGGATGTGGCCCAGGTGCAGGTGGACAACCGCCTGTGCGAACTCGGCCGCTTCGGCCAGAAGGCCGGCAAGGGCTACTACCTCTACGCGCCAGGCAGCCGCCAGGCCGAGCACGACCCGGAAGTGGATGCCCTGGTGCAGCGCGAGGCCGAGCGCCTCGGCTACCAGCGCCGCAGCGTCGGCCAGGAGGAAATCCTGGTGCGCTGCCT encodes:
- a CDS encoding LysR family transcriptional regulator codes for the protein MNILTFDLNLLRVLDALLRERNVSRAAERLSLSQPAVSNALNRLRDLLDDPLLVRVGRAMQPTPRALALEAPIRDALQRIEQSLGEGAPFDPASSRQRFRIAVTDYVELILMPRLLKLLAERAPGLRIDIQHLSPSLPGEALEKGELDLVLGRFEQVPVRFQRQQWVSETLQLVAHREHPQLAAGLDLDGFLGLRHLWVHGGQTRGMVEQWLGERGLSREIVYTTPNYLQAAHIVASSELVAVLPVRLARYFAELLPLQLHELPFDLGPFHLDIVSLGLRQRDAALQWLIERILELGRD
- a CDS encoding 3-hydroxyacyl-CoA dehydrogenase, which gives rise to MSNNYTIQQAAVIGAGTMGRGIVISLANAGIPVLWLDNNPQMVEAGLQMAEDTWAQHVAKGRISTGEASLRRARIQAVNDYADLADADLVIEAVYENLELKQQIFRTLDATVKQGAILSSNTSALDIDAIAAVTARPQDVLGLHFFSPAHIMKLLEIIRGAHTAPAVLDAAVALGQRIGKVSVVAGNCDGFIGNRMLHTYVFEARSMLLEGAYPHQVDSALQGFGFAMGPFRMYDVVGIDLEWRARELAGKGQDVAQVQVDNRLCELGRFGQKAGKGYYLYAPGSRQAEHDPEVDALVQREAERLGYQRRSVGQEEILVRCLLALVNEGAKILEENIAANSHDIDLVYLNGYGFPADKNGPMAWADAQGLAAIRERLLQLTERFGPHWQPAKLIDRLVEGGKRFADVKEGQV
- a CDS encoding methyl-accepting chemotaxis protein, encoding MLNQLSVRSRLLALALLPLAVLLGVMLLALSNAGRINQSFEELFIDRMQPISQLKEVSDAYAVSMVDALHKHRAGLLDENALRQTFGAARQRIDQAWGAYTATRLTAEEDSRVARTRPLMAAADRLAQELLGEAGDGLRNEDTASFNQRLYATFDPLSTELDGLVRLQLSEGDKLHEAAAAEYQGMQNSFIAIGLVALTLVLGFSLLVNRSINRPLQALCALIGQVQSSSDLTLRADSAGEDELARTAAAFNAMLEHFQQLIRHLGDSSIQLAAASEEMSAISAQVSDAASGQGEQTTMVATAVHQMSAAIQEVAQNALGMSHMAGDARREAHQGTALVQANLQSIERLSQSVQEGAAVINRLHSQSDEIGSVLGVIRSIAEQTNLLALNAAIEAARAGEAGRGFAVVADEVRSLASNTQKATESIRGMIDALQDGARLAVAAMQQSREQAEASVSHARESGEVLAHIANAIDGIADGNVQISTATEEQTAVANEISQNITQLNDSIQEVVSGAQQSAIASRDLAQLASGQQQQVERFRA